The Pseudochaenichthys georgianus chromosome 23, fPseGeo1.2, whole genome shotgun sequence sequence TCACACTGCTTCTGTCTGTTTGTCTTCCACAGGTAGGAATGGACTGGGCTGTGGACTCTGGGAGCTAGTGACGACAATCAGTGAGGACATCCATCTTTAAAGAACCAGAACATTTCTCAGATtttccttcccccccccccccccccgtttttCCCGCCTCCCGCCTTTTCGGGTCTGCCTGACTGCAGCCTTGGTCCCCCGAACCCTGACACCTGCAGGCAGCGTTGAGTGATTGGCCATTACGTCCAAGGGCGTCTACGCAGCAAGACAAAACAACCCCAGGGAGCCCTGCTGCAGAAGGTGGTGGCGGTGGCAGGGGCGGTGAGTCAATCGCCTCAGCAGCTGCAGCAAATGATTCATTATTTGTGAAGTTAACAGCTCAGAACGCTTAATCTACAAGGACCAATTTCTAACTGGAGGGAATCGGTCCAATATGAAGGACGTGTCATTCGTGGATCGTCTCTTTGTCGGCTTGGCCATGGCCTCTTTTGTTGTGGCCACAGAGGAGAGGCCTGATTGCCcgaagctctgtgtgtgtgagattagaCCCTGGTTTTCCCCGAGTTCAGTGTACATGGAGGCTCAGACAGTTGACTGTAATGACCTGGGACTCTTTAGCGTGCCGGAACGATTACCGCTAGGCACACAAGTACTATTACTGCAAACAAACAATGTGGTCAAGATTGACAAACCCTTGGATTACCTGGCCAACATCACAGAGATTGATCTATCGCAAAACAACTTATCCTCCATCAGCGACGTCCACCTGGGGAATCTTCCTCAGCTGATGTCCCTTCACTTGGAGGAAAATTGGATACGAGAGTTACCTGACCGAAGTCTTGTTGAGGTGGCTAACCTCCAGGAGCTATACATGAATCACAACCTCATCGCCGACATTTCCCCAATGGCTTTCCAGGGTCTCAGCAACCTTGTGCGGCTCCACCTCAATTCCAACAAGCTTGAGGCTATTAAAAGAGAGTGGTTCGACCCAATGCGAAATCTTGAGATCCTGATGATTGGCGAGAATCCTATTCTTTCTATTGACGATATGAACTTCCAACCACTCAGTAATCTCCGCAGTCTCGTCCTCACCAGAATGAACCTCTCTCAGCTTCCTGACGATGCGCTGACTGGTCTTGATAACTTAGAGAGCATCTCGTTCTATGATAATATATTCCCAGAGGTGCCTCATtctgccctgaaaaatgcaaaaaatctCAAGTTTTTGGATCTTAATAAAAACCCAATTTCTAGAATACAGAGAGGGGACTTTGTGGATATGCTGCATCTGAAAGAACTAGGGATTAACAGCATGCCAGAGTTAGTTTCCATTGACAGCTTTGCCCTCAATAACCTCCCCGAACTGACCAAAATAGAAGCCACAAACAATCCTAAACTCTCCTATATCCATCCTAATGCTTTCTACAAACTACCACGGCTGGAAACCCTAATGCTGAATGGCAATGCGCTCAGTGCCCTTCACAGGATTACCGTTGAGTCCCTCCCAAATCTCAGAGAGGTGAGCATGCACAGCAACCCCATCCGCTGTGACTGCGTAGTCCGCTGGATGAACATGAACAAAACCAACCTTCGCTTCATGGAGCCTGACTCACTGTTCTGTGTGGAGCCCCCAGAGTACGAGGGTCAGCATGTCCGACAGGTGCACTTCAGAGAGATGATGGAGATTTGTCTACCACTTATCTCTCCCGAAAGCATGCCCGGGCAAATTAAAGTAAAGAATGGTAGCTCAGTATCCCTCCATTGCAGAGCTTACGCTGAACCAGAGCCGGACATCTACTGGATCACGCCGTCTGGCACCAGGGTCCAGCCTAACACCGTGTCCGAAAAGTTCTACATGCACCCAGAGGGAACTTTTGACATCTATGATATAACAGAAAAAGAAGCTGGTCTTTACACATGTGTCGCCCATAATCTAGTTGGAGCTGATCTTAAATCTGTTTCAGTAGAAGTGAATGGATACTTCCCCAAACCTGCAAATGGGTCTCTGAATGTCATAATTGAAACAGTGGAGACAAACTCCATCTTGATTTCGTGGAAGGCGAATCGTGGTACCCTGGCTCCCAACATTAAATGGTACACAGGGTCCGATCTGAGCCAGCCCACCACCGCGTTTACCACCAGGGTTCCCTCTGACGTCCAGGTGTACAACCTCACACATCTCAGCCCCGCCACCCTGTACAAAGTCTGTGTGGATGTCGGCAGCATCCACTACAACCATGACACCAAATGTGTCAATGTCACCACTAAGGGATTAGAGCTGGCAGCCAAGGACACAAAATGGGACACAGCAGTAATCACCGTGTTTGGTGTGCTCTTGGCTGTGATTTCAGTGGCATGCCTGCTTATTTATGTCTCTCTGAGGAACCACCATTTTTATGGGGATATAAGGAAATGCGAGTCCAAGGCTGCGCTGACACTGGAGGAAGCTACCGGAATGCAGTCTCCTTTCTTTACAAAGCTGTGGGTCTCAGGTAAAGGACTGCCAAGTGGAGTGAACGTGAAAGCCACAGTCATAAATGTATCTGACAATGCATTTTAAGAGGCACAGCTTTGTGGAGCACCACACACCAACTACACTGAATGGACTAGCCCACTGTCAGCGGTGGACACTTCTGTAGTACTGTTTCAAAAGGCATAACCCATTGCTGGTCCCCGGCTCGGACACACTGGCAAATCTTTTATCGGACAGGGATGGAACAGTTTGAAATAAGACTACGTGCTCTCCCAGTTTCAACCCCCAGCTGATGTGGTGGCTTGGTAACATCAAATCAGGCTCACATCAACAGTAGGGGCATTTACTGCAAAACAATATATTTCACTATCATCCATACAGAGATGCAGGCAGAGAAAAGAACGTGAAAATGAAGATGGTCAACTCTCTTGTAATTGACTGTTAAATGTGTTAAGAGTTGTGGAACTGTCCGTGTGGTCCCAAGCAATACCGTCTGTGCTTTGTCGAACATCCATAGACGAGTTAGAGATACAGTAATAACACCTGTCTATTATGGGAAAGGGAGATTTAGTAGAGTAGACAAATTACAGTGACTATGGTGTAAGCCTTTTGATGAAATATAAACCCCCTTTTTCTATTTAAAATGGATTCTTGGTTTTTTCATGGAAATATTGTTATATATTCTCTATTATGTTGATGTAATGACAAATCCTCCTCACCGTTTGAATGGGTTTTAAATTAAGGCAAGGAGCAGACTACTTTTGATTACAACGTCACATTAAGCTTAATGAAA is a genomic window containing:
- the LOC117468257 gene encoding leucine-rich repeat neuronal protein 3, whose translation is MKDVSFVDRLFVGLAMASFVVATEERPDCPKLCVCEIRPWFSPSSVYMEAQTVDCNDLGLFSVPERLPLGTQVLLLQTNNVVKIDKPLDYLANITEIDLSQNNLSSISDVHLGNLPQLMSLHLEENWIRELPDRSLVEVANLQELYMNHNLIADISPMAFQGLSNLVRLHLNSNKLEAIKREWFDPMRNLEILMIGENPILSIDDMNFQPLSNLRSLVLTRMNLSQLPDDALTGLDNLESISFYDNIFPEVPHSALKNAKNLKFLDLNKNPISRIQRGDFVDMLHLKELGINSMPELVSIDSFALNNLPELTKIEATNNPKLSYIHPNAFYKLPRLETLMLNGNALSALHRITVESLPNLREVSMHSNPIRCDCVVRWMNMNKTNLRFMEPDSLFCVEPPEYEGQHVRQVHFREMMEICLPLISPESMPGQIKVKNGSSVSLHCRAYAEPEPDIYWITPSGTRVQPNTVSEKFYMHPEGTFDIYDITEKEAGLYTCVAHNLVGADLKSVSVEVNGYFPKPANGSLNVIIETVETNSILISWKANRGTLAPNIKWYTGSDLSQPTTAFTTRVPSDVQVYNLTHLSPATLYKVCVDVGSIHYNHDTKCVNVTTKGLELAAKDTKWDTAVITVFGVLLAVISVACLLIYVSLRNHHFYGDIRKCESKAALTLEEATGMQSPFFTKLWVSGKGLPSGVNVKATVINVSDNAF